A single genomic interval of Nostoc commune NIES-4072 harbors:
- a CDS encoding DNA-binding protein, with protein MKSTVAMTFTSALLAVVIPTAQAQIPIRNLQRDPGVSISGEIRSVVGNEFILEDGTGQIIVDAGPRWHHQLNLRQGEKVTVVGEYDDYDFDAFSITRSNGEVIRIRNAEGPPPWAGGRGRRDRK; from the coding sequence ATGAAATCCACTGTTGCTATGACCTTTACATCTGCACTGTTAGCGGTAGTTATTCCCACCGCTCAAGCACAAATCCCAATCCGTAATTTGCAGCGCGATCCAGGAGTCAGCATTTCTGGTGAAATTCGCAGTGTTGTTGGCAATGAATTTATCTTAGAGGACGGCACCGGACAGATTATTGTCGATGCTGGACCACGTTGGCATCATCAGCTAAATTTGCGCCAGGGTGAAAAAGTAACTGTCGTAGGAGAATACGATGACTATGATTTTGATGCCTTTAGCATTACTCGCAGTAACGGAGAAGTGATTCGCATTCGCAATGCCGAAGGCCCACCCCCTTGGGCCGGTGGACGGGGACGGCGCGATCGCAAATAA